Sequence from the Gallus gallus isolate bGalGal1 chromosome 12, bGalGal1.mat.broiler.GRCg7b, whole genome shotgun sequence genome:
CGGCACCGGGCACCTGCGCACCTGGCACGGCCGCATCGGGCTGCTGACCGTGCTGTACTTCGCCGTACAGAGCCTCGGAGGGCTGCCGCTGCTCTACCCGAAGCTGGCGGGCAGCTGGCCGCCGGGCAAGCTGCGGCTGTACCACGCCACGGCCGGGCTGGTGGGGTACCTGCTGGGCTGCGCCAGCCTGACGCTGGGCATGTGCTCGCTTTGGTTCACCACCGCCGCCCGGGGGGCTGCCTGGTACCTGGCCGTGCTGTGCCCCGTGCTCACCAGCCTGGTGGTGATGAACCAGGTGAGCAACGCCTACCTGTACCGCAAGCGGAGCCAGCACTGAGCGCGCCGCCCTGGATGCTCCGCAGCTCCTTCATCCTGGACGGACCGCAGTGGCTGCGGGGACACATCGCAGCTCCGGTGACACCACCAGTCCCCAGCACAGGGAGCGGGAGGGCCGGGGACTCCCGCTCCGTCCCCCTTCCTCTCCATCCACGCACAAATCCCCGCGCCACGGGGGTAACGGTGGCAAGGTTACGGCCTGTTGGGCACCAGGGGGTGTTTTGCAGCCTGCAGGGGCCCGGTTCATCCCTCTGAGGAGTGCAGAGAACGGTACGAGCACAGGAGAAACCTCAGCAGACGCCTGCGTGGGTGCCCATCCTCAGCAGAGTGGAGGGAGCAGGCTTCCTGGAGCAGTGACCCTGGAAGGAACcgcagctcctctcctcccacagcagccgcctctccatccccagtggAGCGGGGCCCGATGGACCGCGCTGCGGCggccccagggctgctccctgtCGTGCTCTTGGCAGGgccacagagctgggagcagcacccaAGCTGGGAAAGTCCTCTGTATCCAGAGCTTTTATTCAATAAAGATTCAGGCAGCTacagtgcagcacagcctccttACTGCCCTGGGGGCTTTTGGCCCCACTTGTCCAAGGGGACACCTTGGAGCCATAGAGAAGTGGCTGAAAATAGCACTGACAAATAGCAGGTGCTTGGTTCAGTCCCTTGGCCCCCATGAGCCTGCGCAGCGCCCCGGCACTGAGCAGCCCCCGGTTTGGGGATAAAATCCCCCCCAGCGTGCAGTTCCATACCCCCCATGCGGTGCAGGGACTTGACAAGCGCTCTTTTAAAGAACTGTTTATTGATACCgaaatgtctgtgtttttcCTAGTTGACAAAAACCTTCCCGTGtggtcctttaaaaaaataaattcataacaCCACCGTGGGCTGCATCCCAGAGCCCAGGGTGAGGAGCTCCGGGAGCAGCCTCTCCCTCGCAAGGACAGCCCAGCCACACAGAGGGAGCAGAAAGGGGAGGGGATCCAGTTTCTACCCGCAGGAGAGAAACCTGGTGCCAGGGGAAGCAGCGAGTGCCCCGCTGTAGAAATTAATTCCAGCTTCTAGGATAATCTGACAAACGGATTAGTCGTGCAGCAGCCAAGGGCACTGGCTCCTCGTGGGGAgtcactgcagcaggagagggaagaggagagaacCAACAGAACGAAGCCATGGGAGTCAGGACTGATCCCTGCTCTGCATGCTTGTGGCAGAGCAAAAAAAACAGGCACAGGCCCTGTGTGGGAGCTCTGTCCACCTCCTAAAGGGTGGAGGGAGGGTGGAAACAGGCAGGGGATTTGGAAGAGAGACCCACGAGCCTTCCCGTTCCCTAGATGAAGAACAAAACTTAatcaagaaaggagaaaattaagTTCTGAGTGCAGAGGAGAAGCGAGAGAGCATGGTGCTGCTTGCTGACTTCACTCCCAGGGCGTCGTGAGATTCCTTCGTGGCCGAGCGCAGAGGCCTCAGGGAATGGAGCTGGGCCGTATGGATCGGTTCCAGGACTCCCTCTGGAACAaagcccccagcacaggcatCCACCTCCTCGTGAG
This genomic interval carries:
- the CYB561D2 gene encoding transmembrane reductase CYB561D2 isoform X2, producing MALTAESESRLFRSLRAAAGAAAHAAALGLPAGVAVLARPGSSLFSWHPLLMALAVSLLMTEALLAFSPEASPLRGLSRKAKARAHWVLQALAVLCAALGLGLVAYNKHLHGTGHLRTWHGRIGLLTVLYFAVQSLGGLPLLYPKLAGSWPPGKLRLYHATAGLVGYLLGCASLTLGMCSLWFTTAARGAAWYLAVLCPVLTSLVVMNQVSNAYLYRKRSQH
- the CYB561D2 gene encoding transmembrane reductase CYB561D2 isoform X3, translating into MALAVSPGPRGGGRAPEAPPTPPLRPQVSLLMTEALLAFSPEASPLRGLSRKAKARAHWVLQALAVLCAALGLGLVAYNKHLHGTGHLRTWHGRIGLLTVLYFAVQSLGGLPLLYPKLAGSWPPGKLRLYHATAGLVGYLLGCASLTLGMCSLWFTTAARGAAWYLAVLCPVLTSLVVMNQVSNAYLYRKRSQH